In Polynucleobacter arcticus, the following proteins share a genomic window:
- a CDS encoding ATP phosphoribosyltransferase regulatory subunit, producing the protein MNRWLLPEDIADVLPAEARKVETLRRAILDLYQSYGYELVAPPILEFLDSLLTGTGSDLNLQTFKLVDQLSGRTLGLRADMTPQVARIDAHLLNREGVTRLCYAGSIAHARTPVGSSAREELQIGAEIYGCATWEADFEAISLLLKTLSVAQLSKVYLDLSHAGVLEGILDGQVTAKSDIEALYTLLQSKDRSRLAIWAQRLPAKSADALMALTELNGPCAQVLANAKKTLPKHKLIDEALAHLEMLVLATAAFSGDVELSIDLADLRGYQYHSGVMFAAYVDQLPQPIARGGRYDHVGQAFGRSRPATGFSMDLLTLASLAPLAQRKPAIVAPWIDDALLTSKIGELRLAGEVVIQVMAGDPVESAEYLCDRELVKQASSWEVKKK; encoded by the coding sequence ATGAATCGTTGGTTACTTCCCGAAGATATTGCTGATGTTTTGCCAGCCGAGGCTCGTAAAGTAGAGACTCTGCGACGTGCCATCCTGGACTTATATCAGTCCTATGGTTATGAGCTGGTGGCCCCTCCTATTTTGGAGTTTCTGGATTCGCTCTTGACTGGAACTGGCTCAGATCTCAATTTACAAACCTTCAAGTTGGTTGACCAGTTATCGGGTCGCACTCTGGGTTTACGTGCAGATATGACGCCGCAAGTGGCTCGTATTGATGCGCATTTATTGAATCGTGAGGGTGTGACTCGTCTTTGTTACGCTGGCTCTATTGCGCATGCGCGCACGCCAGTCGGTAGCTCTGCTCGTGAAGAGCTCCAAATCGGTGCTGAGATTTATGGCTGTGCTACTTGGGAAGCAGATTTTGAGGCAATCTCCCTGCTACTGAAGACTTTGAGTGTTGCTCAATTAAGCAAGGTCTATCTGGACCTTTCTCATGCAGGAGTTCTCGAGGGAATCCTGGATGGTCAAGTCACTGCGAAGAGCGATATTGAGGCCCTCTACACCTTATTGCAAAGTAAGGATCGTTCACGCTTAGCAATTTGGGCTCAACGCCTTCCTGCAAAATCTGCAGATGCGTTGATGGCTTTAACGGAGTTAAATGGCCCTTGCGCGCAAGTCCTGGCTAATGCTAAAAAGACTTTGCCAAAACACAAGCTCATTGATGAGGCTCTAGCGCATTTGGAGATGCTAGTCTTGGCTACTGCAGCGTTCTCAGGTGATGTTGAGCTGAGCATTGATCTGGCTGACTTGCGTGGCTATCAGTACCATAGTGGTGTGATGTTTGCTGCCTATGTTGATCAGTTGCCGCAGCCGATTGCTCGCGGCGGTAGATATGACCATGTTGGCCAAGCATTTGGACGTTCTCGTCCCGCAACTGGCTTTTCAATGGACTTGCTGACCTTGGCAAGCCTAGCGCCTTTAGCGCAACGCAAACCCGCCATTGTTGCGCCTTGGATTGATGATGCGCTACTGACTAGTAAGATTGGTGAGCTGCGTTTAGCGGGTGAGGTAGTGATT
- the hflC gene encoding protease modulator HflC, which produces MNANRLLAAIAGLIALVYILTSSIFVVDQRNYAVVFSFGQIVRVIEQPGLQMKLPAPFENVRFFDRRILTIDTPEAERFITSEKKNLLVDSYVKWRIVDPRKFFVSFKGDERLAQDRLTQLVRSALNEEFTKRTVREIISDQREQVMQGIRKKVADDASDIGVEIVDVRLKRVDLLAEISDSVYRRMEAERKRVANELRSTGAAESDKIRANAERQRDTVLAEAYREAQKIKGSGDARATALYAEAFGRDPQFAQFYQSLQAYRSSFKDKRDVMVIEPNGEFFKFLNKKN; this is translated from the coding sequence ATGAACGCAAATCGTCTATTGGCAGCTATCGCTGGCCTGATTGCTCTGGTGTACATACTGACCTCCAGTATCTTTGTTGTTGATCAACGTAACTATGCTGTGGTGTTTTCATTCGGGCAAATTGTGCGGGTGATAGAGCAACCTGGCCTGCAAATGAAACTCCCGGCACCTTTTGAAAATGTGCGTTTCTTTGATCGTCGAATTTTGACTATCGATACCCCTGAGGCCGAGCGCTTTATTACCTCAGAGAAGAAAAATCTCTTGGTTGACTCTTACGTTAAATGGCGCATTGTTGATCCCCGTAAGTTCTTCGTGAGCTTTAAGGGTGATGAGCGTTTAGCGCAAGATCGCCTGACACAGTTAGTTCGTTCAGCCTTGAACGAGGAGTTTACTAAACGCACGGTCAGAGAGATTATTTCAGATCAACGCGAGCAAGTAATGCAGGGTATTCGTAAAAAGGTAGCTGATGATGCATCCGATATCGGCGTTGAAATCGTAGATGTTCGTCTTAAGCGTGTAGATCTATTGGCGGAAATTAGTGACTCTGTCTACAGGCGTATGGAAGCCGAACGTAAGCGCGTGGCCAATGAGCTACGCTCGACTGGTGCCGCAGAGTCAGACAAGATTCGAGCCAATGCTGAGCGACAACGTGACACTGTTTTGGCCGAGGCGTATCGTGAGGCGCAGAAAATTAAAGGTTCGGGTGATGCAAGAGCTACTGCCTTGTATGCCGAAGCATTTGGGCGCGATCCTCAGTTTGCACAGTTCTATCAAAGTCTTCAGGCTTACCGTAGCTCCTTTAAGGATAAGAGAGATGTCATGGTGATTGAACCTAATGGCGAGTTTTTCAAGTTCTTAAACAAAAAAAATTGA
- the hflK gene encoding FtsH protease activity modulator HflK, whose translation MTRKFLELFSVNDPGWGNSHPGKDSKDAKDGQDPQAPKTEPGNPDADKPVEVQPKSPQPARPDGPPDLDELWRDFNDRISGIFGGKKKPGSVASKPANRPNSADIPPPSQRGNGGGNGGGGGGGFNAPNFNFTNPFGSKATVILAAGGVALFWIFSGFYIIQEGQSGVVTTFGKYSYTSGPGINWRMPWPVQTEQIVNVSGVRSVEVGRSILIKATNQKDTSMLTEDENIIDVRFAVQYRLKDPTDYLFNNRDPDTTVVQAAETAVREIVARSKMDTVLYEGREKIAIDLAASIQKILDSYKTGIYVTSVTVQNVQPPEQVQASFDDAVKAGQDQERLKSEGQAYANDIIPRAKGTADRLIQEAEGYKARVVATAEGDANRFKQVQTEYAKAPGVTRDRMYIDSMREMYNNVSKVLVDTTKSNSMLYLPLDKIIAQVSAESAQVAASQASGSTPTGSVTVGGATGNPAAPFSNNVTSPSPSTPPSVGASEKRDGLRSRDRGDAR comes from the coding sequence ATGACGCGTAAATTTCTCGAGCTGTTCTCGGTCAATGATCCAGGCTGGGGCAATAGTCATCCAGGCAAGGATTCAAAAGACGCTAAAGATGGGCAGGACCCTCAAGCCCCCAAGACAGAGCCAGGCAATCCGGATGCGGATAAGCCGGTAGAAGTGCAGCCTAAGAGCCCGCAGCCTGCTAGGCCTGATGGCCCACCAGATCTTGATGAGCTCTGGCGTGATTTTAACGATCGCATTAGCGGTATCTTTGGCGGCAAGAAGAAGCCTGGCTCAGTCGCCAGCAAGCCAGCCAATAGACCAAATAGTGCAGATATTCCTCCGCCATCTCAGCGCGGTAACGGTGGCGGCAATGGCGGTGGCGGCGGTGGTGGTTTCAATGCACCCAACTTCAATTTCACTAACCCCTTTGGCTCTAAAGCGACAGTGATCTTGGCTGCTGGCGGCGTAGCCTTGTTTTGGATCTTTAGTGGTTTTTATATCATTCAAGAGGGTCAGTCTGGTGTTGTTACCACGTTTGGTAAGTACTCTTACACTTCAGGCCCAGGTATTAATTGGCGTATGCCTTGGCCTGTGCAGACTGAGCAAATAGTTAATGTTTCTGGAGTACGCTCCGTTGAGGTCGGTCGTTCAATTTTGATCAAAGCCACCAATCAAAAAGATACTTCCATGCTCACTGAGGATGAAAACATCATTGATGTGCGTTTTGCTGTTCAATACCGCTTAAAAGATCCAACAGATTATTTATTTAATAACCGCGATCCAGATACCACTGTGGTGCAAGCCGCAGAAACTGCTGTCCGTGAAATTGTTGCCCGTAGCAAGATGGATACCGTTTTGTACGAAGGTCGTGAAAAGATAGCGATTGATTTGGCTGCCTCGATACAAAAAATCCTCGATAGCTATAAGACGGGAATCTATGTAACAAGTGTGACCGTTCAAAACGTTCAACCACCAGAGCAAGTGCAAGCGTCATTTGATGATGCGGTGAAAGCGGGGCAAGATCAGGAGCGCTTAAAGAGTGAGGGTCAGGCCTATGCTAACGACATCATTCCACGCGCTAAGGGTACGGCTGATCGACTCATTCAAGAGGCTGAAGGTTACAAGGCCAGAGTGGTTGCCACGGCTGAAGGTGATGCCAATCGCTTTAAGCAAGTGCAGACAGAGTATGCGAAAGCACCTGGTGTAACTCGTGATCGTATGTACATTGATAGCATGCGCGAAATGTACAACAACGTGTCTAAAGTTTTGGTGGATACCACCAAGAGTAATAGCATGCTCTACTTGCCTTTGGATAAGATCATTGCGCAAGTGAGTGCAGAAAGTGCGCAAGTAGCTGCATCACAAGCGTCAGGCTCTACGCCTACCGGATCTGTAACAGTAGGGGGTGCGACAGGCAATCCCGCAGCTCCATTTAGCAACAATGTAACTAGCCCAAGCCCGAGCACGCCTCCAAGCGTTGGTGCTTCCGAAAAACGCGACGGCCTCAGAAGCCGTGATAGAGGGGATGCAAGATAA
- the hflX gene encoding GTPase HflX: protein MAELSLLAESAGSIPAASVIARKGKTDPALFIGSGKANEVKKAMEEQRAELAIFNHPLSPTQQRNLERHIGFHVMDRTGLILDIFSQRAQSHIGKTQVELAQVRYRMSRLVRAWSHLERQRGGIGVRGGPGETQMELDRRMLATKAKRLESELEKLQRQQRTQRRARNRRDVFSVSLVGYTNAGKSTLFNALTKAGTYAADQLFATLDTTSRKVHLDGVGSIVVSDTVGFIRELPHQLVEAFRATLDETIHADLILHVIDACSLVAREQKAEVEAVLREIGADDIPRIEVMNKIDQMPQTFTEGAVMVRDSEGIPSQIFLSSKTGLGLDLLRSALAECSQMTDRIRVEQNRAKVQMAPDEFLAPLPERPETSEFNPISNRKYSPNDA from the coding sequence ATGGCCGAGCTCAGCCTCTTGGCTGAGAGCGCCGGCTCTATACCTGCAGCCAGCGTGATTGCCCGCAAGGGCAAAACTGACCCTGCCTTATTCATTGGATCGGGTAAAGCAAACGAAGTTAAAAAAGCGATGGAAGAGCAGCGGGCTGAACTGGCCATCTTCAATCATCCACTGTCGCCAACCCAGCAACGCAATCTAGAGCGGCATATTGGTTTTCATGTCATGGATCGTACGGGCCTGATATTGGATATTTTTAGCCAACGAGCACAAAGCCATATTGGTAAAACTCAAGTGGAGTTAGCTCAAGTACGGTATCGCATGTCGAGATTGGTACGTGCTTGGAGTCATTTGGAGCGTCAACGAGGCGGTATTGGTGTGCGCGGTGGTCCAGGCGAGACCCAGATGGAGTTAGATAGGCGGATGCTGGCCACCAAAGCGAAGCGTTTAGAGAGTGAGCTTGAAAAGCTGCAACGCCAGCAAAGAACCCAAAGAAGAGCCAGAAACCGCAGGGATGTCTTCTCTGTTTCTTTAGTGGGGTACACCAATGCAGGTAAGTCCACCCTGTTTAATGCCCTTACAAAAGCTGGGACTTATGCGGCTGATCAGTTGTTTGCCACCCTGGACACGACCTCCCGAAAAGTCCATTTGGATGGAGTGGGGTCAATTGTGGTTTCCGATACCGTGGGTTTTATTCGTGAATTGCCTCACCAGTTGGTTGAGGCTTTCAGGGCAACCCTTGATGAAACCATCCATGCTGACCTGATTTTGCATGTCATTGATGCCTGTAGCCTGGTTGCTCGGGAGCAAAAGGCCGAAGTAGAGGCGGTTTTACGGGAAATTGGCGCGGATGATATCCCTCGAATAGAGGTGATGAATAAAATTGACCAGATGCCCCAGACCTTTACGGAAGGTGCAGTAATGGTGCGCGATTCAGAGGGGATTCCAAGTCAAATTTTCCTCTCCTCCAAAACTGGCTTAGGCCTCGATCTATTGCGTTCCGCCCTCGCTGAATGCTCGCAAATGACTGATAGAATAAGGGTTGAGCAGAATCGTGCCAAGGTCCAAATGGCCCCAGACGAGTTTTTAGCTCCTTTACCCGAACGACCAGAGACTTCTGAATTTAACCCTATTTCTAACCGAAAATATTCACCAAATGACGCGTAA
- the hfq gene encoding RNA chaperone Hfq — MNNSKIQLLQDPFLNALRKEHVPVSIYLVNGIKLQGNIESFDQYVVLLRNTVTQMVYKHAISTIVPARAVEFRTEEVSPV; from the coding sequence ATGAATAACAGCAAAATCCAACTACTACAGGATCCCTTTCTAAATGCCTTGCGCAAAGAGCATGTACCTGTGTCCATTTATCTTGTAAATGGCATTAAGTTGCAGGGCAATATTGAGTCTTTCGATCAATACGTCGTCCTCTTGCGCAATACCGTAACCCAGATGGTTTACAAACACGCGATCTCTACGATCGTGCCTGCTCGTGCCGTGGAGTTCCGCACGGAAGAAGTTAGCCCTGTATAA
- the der gene encoding ribosome biogenesis GTPase Der, with protein sequence MNPVITIVGRPNVGKSTLFNRLTRSRDALVADFSGLTRDRHYGKGRIGERAFICVDTGGFEPVAKTGIVAEMAKQTKQAVAESDIIIFLVDGRLGMAPQDRVIADFLRKTGRPIILAVNKTEGMQAGVVTADFHELGLGEPFPISSAHGDGVRGLLDDALDSLGIPEPEPEEQENDPNRPMKIAVVGRPNVGKSTLINKLIGEERVIAFDMPGTTRDAIEVPFERNGKPYILVDTAGLRRRGKVFEAIEKFSVVKTLQAIADCNVVILMLDAQQDISEQDAHIAGFIVEAGRALVVAVNKWDGLDAYVKERARLEIAQKLRFLDFANVHPISAKKGTGLKELFKDVDLAYAAAMAKLPTPKLTRILQEAIEHQQPKRVGMGRPKLRYAHQGGMNPPIVVIHGTSLSGVTDSYKRYLEGRFREVFKLTGTPLRIQMNTAKNPYVDADKGKKGKK encoded by the coding sequence ATGAATCCAGTAATTACTATTGTCGGCCGTCCTAACGTTGGTAAATCGACACTCTTCAATCGCTTAACGCGTTCACGCGATGCCTTAGTTGCCGACTTCTCTGGCCTCACGCGAGATCGTCACTACGGTAAAGGCCGTATTGGCGAACGGGCATTTATTTGCGTGGATACCGGTGGCTTTGAGCCGGTTGCAAAGACCGGCATTGTTGCTGAGATGGCAAAGCAAACTAAACAAGCCGTAGCAGAATCCGACATTATCATTTTCTTGGTTGATGGTCGCTTGGGTATGGCGCCGCAAGATCGTGTGATTGCCGATTTTTTGCGCAAGACTGGCAGACCGATTATTTTGGCCGTCAATAAAACAGAGGGTATGCAGGCTGGTGTTGTTACTGCAGACTTCCATGAGCTGGGTTTAGGTGAACCGTTCCCGATTTCCTCTGCGCACGGTGATGGCGTGCGTGGCTTGCTCGATGACGCATTAGATTCTCTCGGGATTCCTGAGCCAGAACCTGAAGAGCAAGAAAACGATCCCAATCGCCCGATGAAAATTGCGGTAGTGGGTCGTCCCAACGTCGGTAAATCGACATTGATCAATAAATTGATTGGTGAAGAGCGTGTCATCGCGTTTGACATGCCTGGAACAACGCGTGATGCGATTGAAGTGCCATTCGAGCGTAACGGCAAACCCTATATTTTGGTCGATACCGCTGGTCTTCGTCGTCGCGGAAAAGTATTTGAAGCGATTGAGAAATTCTCAGTAGTGAAAACCTTGCAAGCGATTGCTGACTGTAATGTGGTCATTTTGATGTTGGATGCTCAGCAGGATATTTCAGAGCAAGATGCGCATATTGCAGGATTTATTGTGGAAGCAGGGCGCGCATTGGTGGTTGCTGTAAACAAGTGGGATGGTCTGGATGCTTACGTGAAAGAACGCGCACGTTTAGAGATTGCTCAAAAACTCCGCTTCTTGGATTTTGCTAACGTACACCCGATCTCCGCTAAAAAAGGCACCGGTCTTAAAGAGCTCTTTAAGGATGTTGACCTCGCTTACGCGGCAGCGATGGCAAAGTTACCAACGCCAAAACTCACCCGTATTTTGCAAGAAGCAATCGAACATCAACAGCCCAAGCGTGTGGGTATGGGTCGTCCAAAACTACGCTATGCACACCAGGGTGGTATGAACCCCCCGATTGTGGTGATTCATGGGACATCCTTGAGTGGTGTGACCGATAGCTATAAGCGCTATCTAGAGGGTCGCTTCAGAGAGGTCTTTAAGTTAACAGGCACTCCATTGCGTATCCAGATGAATACTGCCAAAAACCCATATGTTGATGCGGATAAGGGCAAAAAAGGCAAAAAGTAG
- the bamB gene encoding outer membrane protein assembly factor BamB has protein sequence MVDFKRVAKLASATLILGSVVVALAACSGGSRVRKPAELVPVTNQFELAPVWSTSVGSSESFNFHMAVAGDSVYAASHRGNLVKIDMMTGNKVWETSVPDRLSIGPGSDGRTTAVVTTKGTVYAYDDTGKPIWNVNVGSEVLSEPVVAGGVVIIRALDNRFIGFDALTGKRKWTYQRQQSALSLRVGYGMLAIGNEVIVTGFSGGRFGMIAIANGGLVWETPVSFPKGFSEIERLNDVTAKPSMEGEIICAVSYQGRIGCGQARTGNLLWFKDYSSFTGTAQSPDLVFSSNERSTITAFAVKDGSQAWENTQLAFRGVGEPTAVGKVLLVGDAQGYVHALSQANGEMLARIRHDSSPITAAPIAVNGLILVQSQGGKLAAYSPK, from the coding sequence ATGGTGGATTTCAAACGTGTAGCAAAGCTAGCAAGCGCAACCCTGATATTGGGCTCTGTCGTCGTGGCCTTGGCGGCCTGTTCTGGTGGCTCACGTGTTCGTAAGCCTGCAGAGCTCGTCCCGGTCACCAATCAATTTGAATTAGCTCCGGTGTGGTCAACTAGCGTTGGCTCATCTGAATCATTTAACTTTCATATGGCTGTAGCAGGCGATTCAGTTTACGCAGCATCCCATCGCGGTAACCTCGTCAAGATTGACATGATGACGGGCAATAAAGTGTGGGAAACATCGGTACCAGACCGCCTCTCTATTGGCCCCGGATCGGATGGTCGCACCACTGCGGTTGTGACCACCAAGGGCACGGTTTATGCCTACGACGATACCGGCAAGCCCATTTGGAATGTCAATGTTGGCAGCGAAGTGTTGTCTGAGCCAGTAGTTGCTGGCGGCGTCGTCATCATTAGAGCGTTAGACAACCGCTTTATTGGTTTTGATGCGCTTACTGGTAAACGTAAATGGACTTATCAGCGGCAGCAGTCTGCATTGTCATTGCGGGTAGGTTACGGCATGCTGGCGATTGGTAATGAAGTGATTGTGACTGGATTTTCTGGTGGCCGTTTTGGCATGATCGCCATTGCCAATGGTGGCCTTGTTTGGGAGACACCAGTGTCCTTCCCCAAAGGTTTTTCTGAGATTGAGCGCTTAAATGATGTAACCGCTAAACCGAGTATGGAGGGCGAGATCATTTGCGCCGTCTCTTATCAAGGGCGTATTGGTTGCGGTCAAGCCCGAACAGGTAACTTATTGTGGTTTAAAGACTATTCCAGCTTTACTGGTACAGCACAAAGTCCAGACTTGGTTTTTTCATCTAATGAGAGATCCACAATCACTGCATTTGCAGTAAAAGATGGCTCACAGGCTTGGGAAAATACCCAACTGGCATTTAGAGGTGTTGGTGAGCCCACCGCCGTTGGCAAGGTATTACTCGTAGGTGATGCACAGGGTTATGTGCATGCACTTTCACAAGCGAATGGGGAAATGCTGGCACGCATTCGTCATGACAGTAGTCCAATCACAGCCGCACCGATTGCGGTGAATGGCCTCATCTTGGTTCAATCTCAAGGTGGAAAACTAGCGGCGTACAGTCCAAAATGA
- a CDS encoding YfgM family protein: MPLDLEEQEQIDQLKAFWQKYRNLITGVVTAVLFAYAAYSGYQWWRTSQAAAASQLYETMVTAINKGDKDQTLRAADDLQKQFSGTPYAAMSSLVAAKIASDAGDSEKAMAYLRWAAKNASDQSYVAIAKLRLVAQLIEQGAEKDFAEADAILKEKPVTGFEALWLERRGDWYLAQKNTADARKSYEAAWVQLNQAKEFPEEARRLLKVKLDAVGGVAQ, encoded by the coding sequence ATGCCTTTAGACCTAGAAGAACAAGAACAAATAGATCAACTGAAAGCGTTTTGGCAAAAATATCGCAACCTCATCACCGGCGTGGTGACGGCTGTTTTATTTGCTTATGCTGCCTATAGCGGATATCAATGGTGGCGCACTAGTCAAGCGGCAGCTGCTTCCCAGTTGTACGAGACGATGGTGACCGCTATTAATAAGGGTGACAAGGATCAAACCTTACGCGCTGCCGATGATTTACAGAAGCAATTTTCTGGAACGCCTTATGCGGCTATGTCTAGTCTGGTTGCCGCAAAGATTGCCTCAGATGCGGGCGATTCGGAAAAAGCAATGGCGTATTTGCGCTGGGCTGCCAAAAATGCCTCGGATCAATCTTACGTGGCAATTGCTAAATTACGATTAGTAGCGCAATTGATTGAACAAGGCGCCGAAAAGGATTTTGCTGAGGCCGATGCGATTCTTAAAGAAAAACCAGTGACAGGTTTTGAAGCTTTGTGGCTAGAGCGTCGTGGTGATTGGTATTTGGCGCAAAAAAATACTGCTGATGCTCGTAAGAGTTATGAGGCCGCTTGGGTGCAGTTAAATCAAGCAAAAGAATTTCCTGAGGAGGCGCGTCGTCTCCTGAAGGTGAAATTGGATGCCGTCGGAGGAGTAGCTCAGTAA
- the hisS gene encoding histidine--tRNA ligase: MTDQAKTQKIQKINGVRGMNDLLPADAAQWTHLEHVLRDLTRAYGYEFLRTPIVEATAVFQRGIGEVTDIVEKEMYSFEDRLNGEQLTLRPEGTAALVRSVIENNLLYEGPKRLWYTGPMFRHERPQRGRYRQFHQFGIEALGFTGPDIDAEIILMGQRLWDELGLQGVRLEINSLGQANERAEHRAALVIYFEKNKDQLDEDSQRRLLTNPLRILDSKNPEMQDLIEGAPKLLDFLGEESLKHFEGVQALLKANNIPCKINPRLVRGLDYYNLTVFEWITEELGAQGTIAGGGRYDPLIERMGGKAAPACGWAMGMERVLELMKVSGSLPEAPAQCDAFVIHQGGETLTAAVIIAERLRNAGIDVILFCAPDGQAASFKSQMKKADASGAAYAVIIGPDELAKNEAQLKDLRGSGEQKAVALDGVVEAVIDAIVGAT, translated from the coding sequence ATGACCGATCAAGCTAAAACACAAAAGATTCAGAAAATTAATGGCGTGCGCGGCATGAATGACCTCTTGCCGGCAGATGCTGCCCAGTGGACTCATCTGGAGCATGTCTTGCGTGATCTCACTCGTGCTTATGGTTATGAGTTCTTGCGTACCCCCATCGTGGAAGCAACAGCAGTATTTCAGCGTGGTATCGGTGAGGTGACTGATATTGTGGAAAAGGAAATGTATTCCTTTGAAGATCGCCTCAATGGTGAGCAACTCACTCTGCGCCCAGAAGGGACTGCTGCACTCGTGCGCTCTGTCATTGAAAACAATTTGTTGTACGAAGGACCAAAGCGTCTTTGGTATACCGGTCCGATGTTTCGTCACGAGCGTCCACAGCGTGGCCGCTATCGACAGTTCCACCAATTTGGTATTGAGGCATTAGGCTTTACTGGTCCCGACATTGATGCGGAAATTATTTTGATGGGGCAGCGCTTGTGGGATGAGCTCGGTCTTCAGGGTGTTCGTTTAGAGATCAATTCCCTGGGCCAGGCTAATGAGCGTGCTGAGCACCGCGCCGCCTTAGTGATCTATTTTGAAAAGAATAAAGATCAGTTGGACGAAGATTCACAGCGTCGCTTATTGACCAATCCATTGCGGATTTTGGACTCTAAAAATCCCGAGATGCAGGACCTCATTGAAGGTGCGCCGAAGCTATTGGATTTCTTGGGTGAAGAGTCACTCAAGCATTTCGAGGGCGTTCAGGCTCTTCTCAAGGCAAATAACATCCCTTGCAAGATTAACCCCCGTTTAGTCCGTGGCTTGGATTATTACAACCTCACTGTTTTTGAATGGATTACCGAAGAACTGGGAGCCCAAGGCACGATTGCTGGCGGTGGACGTTATGACCCCTTAATAGAGCGCATGGGTGGCAAAGCTGCTCCAGCATGCGGTTGGGCGATGGGTATGGAACGTGTATTGGAGTTGATGAAGGTTTCTGGCTCATTGCCAGAGGCCCCAGCACAGTGCGATGCCTTTGTGATTCACCAGGGCGGTGAAACGTTGACTGCTGCCGTAATCATCGCAGAGCGCCTACGTAATGCGGGGATTGATGTCATTCTGTTTTGCGCTCCTGATGGCCAAGCAGCTAGCTTTAAGTCTCAAATGAAGAAGGCGGATGCCAGTGGGGCAGCCTATGCTGTCATTATTGGGCCAGATGAATTGGCCAAGAATGAGGCTCAACTCAAGGACTTGCGTGGCAGCGGAGAGCAGAAGGCTGTGGCCCTAGATGGGGTTGTAGAAGCAGTAATTGATGCCATCGTCGGTGCTACATAA
- the ispG gene encoding flavodoxin-dependent (E)-4-hydroxy-3-methylbut-2-enyl-diphosphate synthase: MSNSSNNPSSNPPKLPLGPEPKRSTRQATVAWKTNIITIGGDAPVRVQSMTNTDTADAIATAIQVKELARAGSEMVRITVDTPAAAAAVPYIREQLDKMDVLVPLIGDFHYNGHTLLKDYPECAKALSKYRINPGNVGKGAKRDPQFAQMIEAACQYDKPIRIGVNWGSLDQDLLASIMDANAALPVPKTAQEVMIEALIQSALQSAEKAVEFGMNPNQIILSCKVSKVQDLVAVYRDLSHRSDYPLHLGLTEAGMGSKGIVSSTAAMGILLQEGIGDTIRVSLTPDPGAPRENEIIVAQEILQTMGLRNFTPMVIACPGCGRTTSTTFQELAANIQSYLRQQMPIWKKTHPGVEAMNVAVMGCIVNGPGESKHANIGISLPGTGETPAAPVFVDGVKVKTLRGDNIAQEFQVIVDEYVNQHYAPK, from the coding sequence ATGAGTAATTCCTCAAATAATCCCTCAAGCAATCCCCCCAAATTGCCTTTAGGTCCAGAGCCGAAGCGTTCAACGCGTCAGGCAACCGTTGCCTGGAAAACCAACATCATCACGATTGGCGGCGATGCACCTGTCCGCGTTCAGTCCATGACCAATACTGATACTGCGGATGCGATTGCTACCGCCATTCAGGTAAAAGAGCTAGCTCGTGCTGGATCTGAGATGGTACGAATTACGGTAGATACGCCCGCAGCGGCTGCGGCAGTGCCGTATATCCGCGAGCAGTTAGATAAGATGGATGTGCTGGTGCCTTTGATTGGTGACTTTCATTACAACGGCCACACCTTATTAAAAGACTATCCAGAATGTGCCAAAGCCCTATCTAAGTACCGGATTAATCCAGGCAATGTAGGCAAGGGCGCTAAACGCGATCCGCAATTTGCACAAATGATCGAAGCGGCTTGTCAATATGACAAGCCCATTCGGATTGGCGTGAACTGGGGTAGCTTAGATCAAGACTTGCTGGCGAGCATCATGGATGCGAATGCAGCATTACCAGTTCCAAAGACCGCTCAAGAAGTCATGATTGAGGCCTTGATTCAGTCTGCATTGCAGTCTGCTGAAAAAGCAGTTGAGTTTGGTATGAATCCTAATCAAATTATTTTGTCTTGCAAGGTAAGTAAGGTGCAAGATTTAGTTGCCGTATATCGCGATCTATCGCATCGCTCAGACTATCCTTTGCATTTAGGTTTAACCGAAGCTGGCATGGGTAGCAAGGGGATTGTTTCCTCAACTGCCGCAATGGGCATTTTGTTGCAAGAGGGTATTGGCGATACGATTCGAGTTTCTCTGACTCCCGATCCAGGTGCGCCACGTGAAAATGAAATTATTGTGGCTCAAGAGATCTTGCAAACCATGGGCTTGCGGAATTTCACGCCGATGGTCATTGCTTGTCCTGGTTGTGGAAGAACAACCAGCACTACTTTCCAAGAGCTCGCTGCCAATATTCAGTCTTACCTTCGCCAACAAATGCCCATCTGGAAAAAAACGCACCCGGGTGTAGAGGCGATGAACGTGGCTGTTATGGGCTGTATTGTCAATGGCCCCGGTGAGAGTAAGCACGCTAATATTGGCATCTCCTTGCCAGGTACTGGCGAGACCCCAGCAGCGCCTGTGTTTGTTGATGGCGTCAAAGTAAAAACGTTGCGTGGTGACAATATTGCCCAAGAGTTTCAAGTGATTGTCGATGAGTACGTCAATCAGCATTACGCGCCGAAATAA